GGCATACTCTATATACTGGCGGTCAGCTCGGTAACGGTAATAGGTATATTTATGGCCGGCTGGAGCAGCAACAGCAAGTATTCCCTGCTGGGTGCCATGCGTACCATAGCCCAGGAAGTCAGCTATGAAATACCGCTGGTGCTTTCAATACTTGGCGTTGTTATGTTAACCGGTTCGCTTTCTATGAATGAGATAGTAAAAGCCCAGAGTGTCCCGTTTGTACTTTTGCAGCCTCTGGGTTTCTTCGTTTACCTGTCCGCCGCCATGGCGGAAATAAACCGCACCCCGTTTGATTTGCTGGAAGCGGAATCTGAAATCATTGCCGGTTTTCATACCGAATATTCCGGCATGAAATTCGGCCTTTTTTACCTGATGGAATACGCCGAAGTACTGGCAATTTCGGCCATAGCCACCACCCTGTTTCTGGGGGGCTGGCAGGGGCCGCTGCTGCACCCCGTTATCTGGTTTATTACTAAAGTCCTGATAATCTTTATGTTTATAATCTGGGTGCGTGCCACCATACCCCGTCTTCGTATAGACCAGGTGATGGCTTTCGGCTGGAAGTTCCTTTTACCGCTGTCCCTGGCCAATCTGGTTATAACGGCATTTGAGATACTGGCTGCGCCTGACATGAATACAGCAGTGCTTATCGGTATAAATATAGCGGTAATGTTCGGGCTTATCCTCCTGTTCAGCCGTTTTTACAAGCTGGGAGGTGGACGTGTCAGCGTTAAGTAATACCGGGGGCGGCATTCTTAAAGGAATGCGCCTTACCTTCAAGCATCTTTTCCGCCCTTGGATAACTGTCCAGTATCCGGAAGAAAAACTGACTATGTCAAAAAGGATACGGGGAACGCAGGTTATCTGGGTGAAGGAGACCTGTATTGCCTGCCTGGCCTGTGCCAGAGCCTGTCCGGTAAAGGCCATCAATATGGAGGTTTCCCGCGGCGAAGACCGCAAACTTAAGGTAGACCATATGTCTATAGATTTCGGGCTGTGCGTCTTTTGCGGTCTGTGTGTTGAATCCTGCCCTACCAAAACTTCAATTTACATGGGCTACGGCTACGAAACTACCACCTACCGCTGTACCAACGTTGAAAAAGCGGAAGGGCAAAGCCGTTCCGAGTGCCGCTGCCGTGAGCTGATACTTACCGGGGATGAACTTGCCCCCTCGGCAACCCGGGTACTCAGCGGGTATGACCGCCCGGATGCCGCAGAAAAACTGGCTGAACAAACCCTGCTTATAAATAAGAAAGGCTACTTTGAAAGGTAAACCGGGGTGGAAATAGCGTTCTGGATTATAGCCATAACCTGTATAGCCTCCGCCTTGCTGGTGGTGGGAGTGAAAAATATTTTCCACTCATCCCTCTGGCTGATACTCTGTTTCCTTTCGGTTGCCGGCGTGTTCCTGCTGCTTTCGGCAGACTTTCTGGCAGCAGTGCAGATACTTATTTATATCGGTGCTATATCGGTACTGATAATACTGGCAATCATGCTTACCCGTGAGGTTCAGCGGGGCAACCTTACCAACAAGCTTAAAATACCGGCTCTGGCTGTTGTTACCGCTTTGGGCGGGATAATGACCTATATGCTTATCAGCTCAAACTGGACCTCCAGTGACGCACCCGCCCCCTCCACCACCACCGCCGGCCTGGCCGAAATGCTTTTCGGTTCAGACGGGTTCGGGCTGGGAGTACTGATTACGGGTGTAATATTACTGGTGGCCATTATCGGGGCTATAGTACTGGTGAGGGACAAATAATATGGGACTGACTCACTTTTTGGTACTGGCGGTAATACTGTTCTGTATCGGTCTTTACGGGGCACTGGTTAAAAAGAGCGCCGTAGTGATACTGATGTGCATAGAAATAATGCTGAACGCAGTTACCATTGCGGCGGTGGCCTTTAACCGTTTTTCTGCCGCCGAATTTTTTACCGGGCAGATATTTACTCTGTTTATTATCGCGGTGGCGGCCGCCGAGGCAACTATTGGTCTGGCCATAATAATATCCATTTACAAAAACCGGGATACTATTGATGCCACCAAGATAGATTTGATGAAGTGGTAAAGAGGAAGAATAAGCGATGACCCAAACCGGACTCTGGCTCATAATGCTGCTCCCCCTTATCTGCGGGGCTTTGATAGCCCTGGGGTACTCCTTTTTCTGCAAAAAACCGGCTTTAAGCGGATACCTAGGCATAGCCGGTGTAGGTGGTTCGCTGCTACTTTCTATCTGGGGGCTGACAGGCCTGCTGGGAAAGGAAGGGGCTTCTCACTATGCCTCCGGCTTCAGCTGGTTTTCAATTGGTAATTCGGTTGATATCAGCCTTAACCTAAACTTTGACCCGCTGGCCGCCATAATGTGCTTTGTAATCCTTTTTGTCAGCCTGATGGTACACATATATTCACAGGGCTATATGCACGGTGATAAAGGGTATCCCCGTTACTATGCCTTTTTGTCTTTCTTTACCGCCTCTATGCTGGGGCTGGTGCTCTCTGACAACCTGCTTTTTACCTTCTTCTTTTGGGAGTTGGTGGGTCTGGCATCATATCTTCTTATCGGCTTCTGGTTTACCCGCCCGGCCGCCGCCAATGCCGCTAAAAAGGCGTTCATTGTAACCCGTATAGGTGATGTGGGCTTTTTAGCCGCTATACTCATTTTGTTTGCGAATACCGGCACGCTGGATATAAACAGCCTGAACGGCATGGCCGAAATGGGGCTTATAGGTGCCGGCACAGTAACTGTGGCCGCTCTGGGCATATTTGCCGGTGCGGTGGGTAAATCAGCCCAGTTCCCCCTGCATGTATGGCTGCCTGATGCTATGGAAGGCCCTACCCCCGTTTCCGCCCTTATCCATGCCGCCACCATGGTTGCTGCCGGTGTATTTCTGGTTGCCCGCACCTACCCTATATTTGAAAGCTCGGCAACAGCCATGCTTTGGGTATCTATAATCGGTGCGGTTACCGCTATATTTGCCGCTACCATGGCGCTGGTTATGAACGATATGAAGCGTATACTGGCCTATTCCACAGTCAGCCAGCTGGGTTATATGATGCTGGGGCTGGGTACAGGCGGCATTGCTATCGGTATATTCCACCTGTTTAATCATGCTTTTTTCAAGAGTTTGCTCTTTTTAGGTTCGGGCAGCGTAAATCACGCTACCGGCACATTTGATATCCGCGAAATGGGCGGCCTGTCCAAACCCATGCCTGTTACCAGCAAGACTTTTCTTATTGCCTCACTCAGTCTGGCAGGTATCTGGCCGCTTTCAGGCTTTTTCAGCAAGGACGAGATACTTGCCGGGGCTATGGACGGGCAATTTATTCTGTTCATTCTGGCACTCATCACCGTATTCCTGACCGCCTTTTATATGTTCCGCCTGTACTTCGTGGCTTTCGGCGGCACTTACCGCGGCAAGGGGCATCCCCATGAATCCCCCAAGGTCATGTCATGGCCGCTTCTGATACTGGTTGTGCCTTCGGTAATCAGCGGTTTGCTGAATGCCGGCGGCAGTTTCAGCGGCTTTTTGGGCGAAGAGGTGCATACCGGCTTTTTTGAGGGATTATTCGGCATTTTGCTGCACCCGCTGGCCCTGGTTTCACTGGCCGTAGCCGGCGGCGGTATATATCTGGCTTTCCTGATGTATAAAAAGAAGAGCCTTTCACCCGCTGTATTTTCAGAGCGTTTTAAATGGCTTTATATGATATTTTCCAAGAAATACTGGATGGATGAGCTGTACGAAGGTGTTATATCCCGCACGCTGCTTATGAAGGGACTGTTTGCTTTTGCGGCTTTCTTTGACAAAAAGGTGGTAGACGGGGGCTTAAACGGCTTCTTCATTCAAAAAGTATTATTTTCCCGTCTTTTCAGCCGCTTCCGCACCGCTGATGAACGCATAGTGGACGGGGCGGTAAACGGGGTTGCCGCTATAACCGTAGAGAGCGGCAAGGTGGGACGCAAAGCCCAGACCGGGCAGCTCCAATCATACGGAATTTATCTTGCCGCCGGGGTGGTTGTACTGGTGATGGCGGCTCTTATTATCTGGTAAGGGGGGAGTATGAGCATACCATACTTAACACTAATAACTTTCCTGCCCGCAGCGGGAGCTATCTTGATGGCTCTGTGGCCGCGTTTGTCCGGGCGGGCAATAAAAATCAGCTCACTGCTGCTCACTCTTGTGCCGCTGGTGCTCTCACTAGTGGTCTTTGCCGGATTTGACCGGAGTAGTTCCATGGCCGGGGTTATACAGTTTGAAGAAAATCTCCCCTGGATATCCCTTTTAAACGCTAACTACCACCTTGGCGTTGACGGTTTAAGTTTGCCTTTCCTGGTTCTGACTACTTTACTGGGTGTTCTGGCGGTACTTATCAGCTGGAAAGTAGACCTCAGGATAAAAGAGTTTTTTGTCTGGCTGCTTATACTCCAAACCAGCATTACAGGCGTATTTGTCTCTCTTGATTTGCTGCTCTTCTTTATCTTCTGGGAGCTGGAACTGATACCCATGTATTTCCTGATTTCAATCTGGGGTGCCGGGCGTAAAGAGTATTCGGCTCTTAAATACGTCCTTTACACCCTGTTTGGCGGTGCGTTTATACTGGCCGGTATCCTGATACTTTTCTTTGCCACCGGCAGTCTGGATATAGCGTCTCTGGCATCTACGGACCTAAATAATTTCCTGCGTCCGGCCATGATGGTGCTTACTTTCTTTATGTTTTTTATCGGTTTTGCCATCAAGCTTCCGGCTTTCCCCTTCCACACCTGGCTGCCGGATGCCCATACAGACGCACCTACCGCCGCCAGTGTTATTCTGGCAGGTACGTTGCTTAAAATGGGCGGCTATGCCATGCTCAGGTTAAACGTGGCCATGTTCCCTGACGTCTGCCGTGACTGGGCGCCTTTGATACTGACTATTGCGGTCATAAACGTAATTTACGGTGCCGCTATCACCCTTAAACAAACAGATATCAAAAGGCTTATTGCCTACAGTTCGGTAAGCCACATGGGTTTTGTACTGCTGGGTATATTTACCCTGGGTGAAATCTCCATGAACGGTGCGGTTCTGCAAATGTTCAGCCACGGTATAATCACCGGTCTGCTCTTTGCCATAACCGGTGTAGTTATGCACAATACCCACGAACGGGATATTAACAAGCTGGGCGGTCTGGCAAAACAGATGCCCCGCACAGCTATCATATTTATACTGGCCGGTCTGGGGGCGATGGCTGTGCCGGCTACCAGCGGGTTTATCGCCGAAGTCAGCGTATTTTTAGGTTCATTCCAGAGTTCGGTAGTCCCCGGCGGGCAGGTATTTACCATGCTCTGCCTTTTGGGTTTGGTACTGGCAGCTGCCTATATACTCTGGACAGTCCAGAGGGTATTTTTGGGCCCCGGACTGGAAAAATTCCAGATGGTAAAAGATGCCGATAAAACCGAAATAGTTTTTTCACTGGTATTTTTAGTGGTAATGTTCGGGGTTGGCCTTTATCCCCAGATTATAGTAGATGTGATTCAAACCGGAGTGGCCCCGCTGGCGGCCGTTTTCGGCGGATAGAGGCAGATGGATTTGTTTATGCCTGAAATAATAATACTGATAACAGCCATTTTGGTTATAATAACTGACCTCTTTCTGACTAAAAGCAAGAGGTATCTGGCCTATCTGTCTTTGCTGGGACTGGCAGCAGCGGCTGTAGCCACAGCTCTAAACTGGAATAACCCACCCGAAATGGCTTTTGGCGGTATGCTGGCACTGGACAGCTACTCCAGTTTCTTCCGTATTCTTTTTATCTGCCTTTCAGGCCTGGTTATAATGGCTTCTACTGATTATGTAACTAAGTTTAAACGTTTTCAGGGTGAATACTACGCTCTGGTACTGTTTGCCCTGCTGGGCATGATAATGATGGCCTCCACGGCCAACCTTATTACCATGTATCTTTCACTAGAGCTGACCGGACTGTCTTTTTACGTACTGGTGGGTTTTTTAAAAGACCAGAATTCCACCGAATCAGCTCTCAAATACCTGCTTTTGGGCGGGGTGGCTTCGGCTATGCTGGTGTTTGGCCTGGTGATTATTTACGGTTTCAGCGGCGAAACTAATCTGGGCGGTATTGTAAACTATATACAAACCCTGCCCTCAGGCACAGATATAACCACTCATGCAGGGCTGCTGCTGGGTATAATACTGACCATTACAGGTCTGGGCTTTAAAGTAGCCGCCGTGCCATTCCAATTTTGGGTGCCGGACGTTTATCAGGGCTCTCCCACCCCGATAACATTATACCTTTCCATAGCCAGCAAAGCGGCCGGGTTTGCCCTTTTCCTACGTTTGTTTTACACCGTTTTTACCGACCCGCTGGCACTCAGCCAGGAATGGGCACTGATTATTGCCATTCTGGCCGCTGTGGGTATGACACTGGGAAATGTACTGGCCATACCCCAGAAAAACATCAAAAGAATGCTGGGTTACTCCAGCATAGCCCATGCCGGTTATATACTGGTGGCTCTGGCAGCGGTGGGAAACGCCCCGGAACTGGCAGACGGGCGGATAAGCCTGCTCTTTTATCTGGTGGCTTTTGCCGTATCAGACCTGGCCGCCTTTATCTCTATCATAGCCATCAGCCGTTCTACCGGCAGTGATGAAATATCCTCTTACGAAGGCTTAGCCAAGACCAACCCGGTATATGCTTCTGCCCTGACACTGGCGCTGTTGTCTCTCACCGGTTTTCCGCCTCTGGCAGGTTTCCTTGCCAAGTATTATATTTTCAGCGCATCTGTCCAGGCGGATATGCTCTGGCTGATGATTATCGCCGCCGTAAACACCGTGATTTCGGCCGTTTTTTACTTCAACGTAATACGGGTAATGTGGCTAAGACCTGCCCGCCAGGATGTACGGGTACTGGCTTCCTGGCCGCTTAAACTGGCACTTGGTATTTCGGGACTGGCTGTGTTAATATTCGGCATTGTACCTGAAACACTCTTAAACCTTATTGAAAAGGCCGCCGAGCTAATAATCCATTAGGACATTTGCCGTGCCGATTTATGAATATGTAGACACCCATTCCCATCTGGATATGCCTGAATTTGACGCTGACCGTCAGGAAATGCTAAAGCGGGCTTTTGAAAACGGCGTAAAAACTATAATTACCACCGGTATAGACATACCTTCCAGCCAAAAAGCCATTGACCTGGCAGCCGCCAATCCGGCCATATACGCCGCAGTCGGTATCCACCCCCAGGAATGCACTGGGGTTACCGAGGCGGATTTTGAACGTCTGGAACTACTGGTTAAGTGTGAAAAGGTGGTGGCTATAGGCGAATGCGGGCTGGATTATTACCGTGATTACTCACCCCGCCACACCCAGCTGGAAACATTCTACCACCACCTTGATTTAGCTGACCAAACCGGTCTGCCGCTTATAATCCACTGCCGCCAGGCCGAAGAAGACGTACTGAAAATACTTTCGGACTGGTCTGCCCAGAGCCCGGCGAGCGCAGGCAAAGGCGTAATCCACTGTTTCAGCGGTTCGGCCGAAACCGCACTTAAATATATAAATATGGGTTTTTATATAGGGCTGGGCGCTTATATCGGTTATCCGTCTTCCAGAAAATATCACCCTGCCTTTGCCGCCATACCTCTTGAGCATATAGTACTGGAAACTGACTGCCCGTTTCTGCCCCCCCAAACTCACCGCGGGGAACGGAACGAACCCGCCTATATACCGCTGACAGCGGCAACTCTGGCGGAGATAAAAAACCTTGGTACTAACGAAGTGGCATCGGCAACCACTGCCAATGCCCGCCGCCTATTTCACCTTGATAAATAAAAAAGCAGACGGGCAGATATCATTAAGCACACACTCCGGGCAACGCGGCTTTTTGGCATCACAGACTGCGCGCCCATGGTCTATCAGGTAATACGAAAAATTCCCCCATTCACTGCGGGGAATAAGTGCCATCAAATCCTGCTCTATTTTCACCGGGTCAGTATTAGTGCTTAGCCCCAGCCGCCCAGCTAAACGCTTTACATGGGTATCTACCGCTATTCCCTCCACCAGCCCGAAAGCATTATGCAAAACTACATTGGCTGTTTTACGCCCAACCCCCGGCAGAGTAAGCATATCTGCCATATTACGGGGGACATCCCCGCCAAAACGGCTTACAACCGCTCTGGCAGCACCTATAATATTCAGCGCCTTGTTGTGAAAGAAACCTGATGACTTAATATCCTGTTCCAACTCAGCCAGAGATGCATCAGCAAAGGCCTGTACGCCGGGATATTTTTTGAAGAGAGCTGGCGTGATTTTATTTATCATTTTGTCAGTAGACTGGGCAGACAAAATAGTAGCTACCAGCATTTCAAACGGGGTAGTAAAGTTAAGCGCTGTTTTAGCCTCAGGGTATATCACCGAAAGGCGTTTAATTATTTCTAATGCCTGCTTTTTGGGATTCTCAACCAGCATTTTCAGCCTCGCTATATTAGTTGGGAAACATTATACATCAAAGATTTTCAAGGCAGAACACGCTATAAATCAAAATAAGTTGTCCTTTTTCTACTCTACTTAAATAAAAACTGGTATAATGAACGCCATGGCGAAATTGATAATGGTTCAGGGCACTTCTTCTAATGTGGGCAAGAGCATACTGGTCACTGCGCTCTGCCGGATATTCAAACAGGACGGCTACAAAGTAGCCCCGTTCAAGTCCCAAAATATGGCGCTGAACGCTTTTGTCACCCAAGAGGGCGGTGAAATCGGCCGGGCACAGGCTGTTCAGGCAGAAGCCTGCGGCATTGCCCCCAGTGTAGATATGAACCCTATTCTGATGAAGCCCGAAGCAGATTCCAAAAGCCAGATTGTTGTAAACGGCAAAGTGGACCGCACCATTTCTGCCCGTGAATATTATGAATATGCACCCCTGCTGCTGGATACCGCTCTGGCGGCACTTAACCGTCTGCGGGAGCAAAATGATATTGTGGTCATAGAAGGGGCAGGCAGCCCGGCTGAGATAAACCTGAGGCAGCGGGAGATTGTAAATATGCGGATTGCCAAAACCGCCGGTGCGCCGGTGCTTCTGGCCGGAGACATAGACCGGGGCGGCGTTTTTGCTTCTTTGATTGGCACTATAGACCTTTTAGAGCCTGAAGAACGCAGTTATGTAAAGGGCTATCTGATAAATAAATTCCGGGGGGATGCCAGTTTACTTAAACCAGCCATAGATGTACTGGAAGACCGCACCTCCATACCGGTACTGGGCATTATCCCCTATCTGCGGAATATGGCCATTGCCCAGGAAGATTCGGTATACCTGGACGAATGTAAAAGCGGTCTGGGTGAAACCGACCTTGATATTGCGGTAATACGTCTGCCCCGCATATCCAACTACGACGATTTTGACGCTTTAGCCACAGACGGGGCATCAGTCAGGTTTGTATCTAAAACCGGTGAGATTGGCAACCCTGATTTGATAATAATTCCGGGTACCAAATCCACCATACCTGACATGGAATATCTGTGGCAAAACGGTCTGGCGGAAACTATCATCAAAAAAGCCGGAAAAGGCACCCATGTTTTAGGCGTCTGCGGCGGCTATCAGATTTTGGGAAAGATGATATACGACCCCCACAAGACTGAGTCTGAAACCACCGAATTAAAGGGTCTGGGTTTGCTGGATACCGAAACAACCTTTGAAAAAGAAAAATCCACCACACAGGTAAGCGGCCAGGTCAGGTTTAATAACGGGCTGCTTGCAGATATGGCCGGTTGTGAAGTGGGCGGCTATGAAATCCACATGGGAAGGACCCGCTTATTTACTGCCCAGCCTGCCTTCCAGATTACCAAAACCCCCAAAGGCCCGGCTGATTATCTGGACGGGGCATCCAATGCCGAAGGTACGGTGCTGGGTACATATATACACGGAATATTTGAAAGTGACTCTTTCCGCCGCGGCTTCTTAAATGCAATCCGCCGTTACAAGGGCATCCCTGAGCGGCAGGCAGGCTATTTTGACCGTGACAAAGAATATGATAAACTGGCAGATATAGTCAGGGCAAGCATAGACATGAACAAGATTTATGATATTTTGAACGAGGGAATAAGATGACACACCCTGATGCTGAAGAAAATATTAAGCTTCTGCATGAAAAAAGCCGCACTGAACCTGCCCTGAATTTTCTGGGCATAAAAATACTGGAATTGAAACCCGGTTATTCCAAGCTGAGTATCAAACTCAAACCGGAGTTTATAAATGCCTACGGCATAATTTTTGGCGGAATCACCATGTCTTTGGCAGATGAGGCATTCGGTTATGCAGTGAACAGTCTGAAACTGCCTACGGTAGCCGCCCAGTTCAATATCCACTTTCTGTCAGCCCCGGATAATGATGACGAACTAACTGCGGAAGCCAAAGTAGTCAAATCAGGCCGCCGTCTGGCTGTTGCCGAAGTAGAGGTGACCAATGCCAAAGGCAAACTGATAGCTAAAGTAAGTGCCAGCGGCGTTCCGCTTTAAACCCGCCCGCCAGGTAGTTTATTCATCACCCAGATAGGCCGCTATCACGTGCTCATCATTCTTTATTTCTTCAGGCCTGCCCTCAGCTATTTTGCTGCCAAAGTCCAGCACCGCAATACGGTCAGCTAAATCCATAACTACGCCCATATCGTGTTCAATAAGCACAATACACTTTACCCCGTCACGCAGTATGGGAGTATCAGGATAGGTCTCACCCTGCCCTTCAAAAATATCTACGATAAAGCGGGCAATATCTTCTTTCTCTTCCAGATTCATGCCTGCCATAGGTTCATCCAGCAAAAGTACTTCCGGCTCAAGCGCCAAAGCCCGGCCCAGTTCCACCCGCTTACGCATGCCGTACGGCAGCATACTGACTACCTTTTTGCGGACAGGCTCTATTTCCAAAAAATCTATTATGTCTTCTACTATCTTGCGGTGAGCTATTTCTTCTTTATGGGCCGGCCCGAAATAGGCACCCCCGGTCAGAAAGTTCTGTTTCATAAATATATGCCGGGCGGCCATCAGGTTTTCAAGGGTAGTCAAACCTGAATAAAGCTCTATATTCTGAAAAGTACGGGCAATACCCATTTTAGCCACCCGGTCAGGGCGGATACGGGCAATATTCTGGCCTTTATAAACAATGCTGCCTGCCTGGGGTTTATAAAAACCGTTGATGCAGTTTAGCAAACTGGTCTTGCCTGCCCCATTCGGACCTATTACGGCAGTTATCTGATTATCATATATGTCCAGATTGATTCCCTTCAGGGCTTTGATACCGCCAAACGAAAGGGAGAGGTCAGCTATTTTTATCTTGGTATCAGGCTGATTCATTCTGCCCTCTCTCCTCATTCATAATCTTATCCCGGTAGCTTATAACCCGGTGGCAAAGAGGGCCTTCGCATTTTAAGCCATGTCCGCATTTTTTAGCCCGTTTTGACATCTCTTTCAGGGTATCCCGTGAAGGAGAGCCGTATATATCATAAGCAGTACAGCGTACCGAACCATCATCCTTGACGATTATGGTTATCTCATCACAAACTGCTTCGCAGAGTATGGTACAGGCGGTAATCTGCCAATCAACCATTTATTTCCCCTAATCCCACTTGCGTTCATCCAGCATCAGCTTGGTTTCTTCTGCCAGAGCATTTGCAGCTACAAATTCTATATGGTCTGCCTTTAAAAGACACCTGTCCTGAAATTTTTTATTCAGTTCGTCAGACAGCTTTTTGGCATCAAATTCGGTGTCATCGTGGACACAGACAAAGGTCATCTCATCTTTGTTTTCGGGGCGGTTTATCCTTATCTGGCAGCGGACAATCTCCGGGAAAAGCTTGAAAACTTCCTCAGCCTGTTTGCCGACTACAAACATACCCCGCACCTTTACCGCATCTCCTACCCGCCCTATTATGCCGCTGAGCTTATAGGCGGTACGCCCGCAGCCGCATTTCTCTTTTTTAAGGCAGGATAAATCACCTGTGCCGAACCGCATAAGCCCCCAGGTTTTGTTATTTACCGGGGTAACCACCACTTCGCCAACTTCACCTTCGCCAAGCTGCTTGCCAGTCTTGGGGTCTACTATCTCCACTACATATTCATCAGACATAAGGTGCAAGCCGTTTTTTTCTTCACACTCGTAGGCCAAACAGCCTCCGGTTTCAGTCACCCCGTAAGCCTGATACGTGTCTATGCCATAATCTTTTTCAAGCGTTTTACGGATAGAAGACGTCAGCATCTCACCGGTAAACCAGGCACGCTTGATATTAAGCTCTTTTTTAACATCCAAACCCATCTCTTCGGCTTTGGCAAACAGGCTCATCAGATAGCTGGGAGTACCCACAAAGGCAGTTACTTTCAGCTCCTGAATAGTCTTAATCTGCATTTCGGTATGGCCGGTGCCTGAGGCAATAGGCGTAGCCCCGCAGTCACGCAAACCCTCGTGGAAAAGTATACCAGCGGGAGACAAGTGGTAAGTAAAGGTATTTATAACCACATCTGCCTTGCGGAAACCGGCTGCCCAGAAAGAACGCCCGAACCAATGGATAGTGCTGGTGTGCAGCGGTTCATAAACAGGGCCGGGAGAAATAAATATGCGTTCAATATTTTCTTCCGGTATCATCAGAAAACCGCCATAAGGCA
This sequence is a window from Dehalococcoides mccartyi 195. Protein-coding genes within it:
- a CDS encoding ABC transporter ATP-binding protein yields the protein MNQPDTKIKIADLSLSFGGIKALKGINLDIYDNQITAVIGPNGAGKTSLLNCINGFYKPQAGSIVYKGQNIARIRPDRVAKMGIARTFQNIELYSGLTTLENLMAARHIFMKQNFLTGGAYFGPAHKEEIAHRKIVEDIIDFLEIEPVRKKVVSMLPYGMRKRVELGRALALEPEVLLLDEPMAGMNLEEKEDIARFIVDIFEGQGETYPDTPILRDGVKCIVLIEHDMGVVMDLADRIAVLDFGSKIAEGRPEEIKNDEHVIAAYLGDE
- the nth gene encoding endonuclease III encodes the protein MLVENPKKQALEIIKRLSVIYPEAKTALNFTTPFEMLVATILSAQSTDKMINKITPALFKKYPGVQAFADASLAELEQDIKSSGFFHNKALNIIGAARAVVSRFGGDVPRNMADMLTLPGVGRKTANVVLHNAFGLVEGIAVDTHVKRLAGRLGLSTNTDPVKIEQDLMALIPRSEWGNFSYYLIDHGRAVCDAKKPRCPECVLNDICPSAFLFIKVK
- a CDS encoding PaaI family thioesterase encodes the protein MTHPDAEENIKLLHEKSRTEPALNFLGIKILELKPGYSKLSIKLKPEFINAYGIIFGGITMSLADEAFGYAVNSLKLPTVAAQFNIHFLSAPDNDDELTAEAKVVKSGRRLAVAEVEVTNAKGKLIAKVSASGVPL
- a CDS encoding cobyric acid synthase, coding for MAKLIMVQGTSSNVGKSILVTALCRIFKQDGYKVAPFKSQNMALNAFVTQEGGEIGRAQAVQAEACGIAPSVDMNPILMKPEADSKSQIVVNGKVDRTISAREYYEYAPLLLDTALAALNRLREQNDIVVIEGAGSPAEINLRQREIVNMRIAKTAGAPVLLAGDIDRGGVFASLIGTIDLLEPEERSYVKGYLINKFRGDASLLKPAIDVLEDRTSIPVLGIIPYLRNMAIAQEDSVYLDECKSGLGETDLDIAVIRLPRISNYDDFDALATDGASVRFVSKTGEIGNPDLIIIPGTKSTIPDMEYLWQNGLAETIIKKAGKGTHVLGVCGGYQILGKMIYDPHKTESETTELKGLGLLDTETTFEKEKSTTQVSGQVRFNNGLLADMAGCEVGGYEIHMGRTRLFTAQPAFQITKTPKGPADYLDGASNAEGTVLGTYIHGIFESDSFRRGFLNAIRRYKGIPERQAGYFDRDKEYDKLADIVRASIDMNKIYDILNEGIR
- a CDS encoding phenylacetate--CoA ligase family protein — encoded protein: MALENGKNNHFDKLESMGLEERVEFLNTRLKETAAYAYENSAATRAMFQKAGLKPELIRKVEDLERLPITRKADLIEMQKQNLPYGGFLMIPEENIERIFISPGPVYEPLHTSTIHWFGRSFWAAGFRKADVVINTFTYHLSPAGILFHEGLRDCGATPIASGTGHTEMQIKTIQELKVTAFVGTPSYLMSLFAKAEEMGLDVKKELNIKRAWFTGEMLTSSIRKTLEKDYGIDTYQAYGVTETGGCLAYECEEKNGLHLMSDEYVVEIVDPKTGKQLGEGEVGEVVVTPVNNKTWGLMRFGTGDLSCLKKEKCGCGRTAYKLSGIIGRVGDAVKVRGMFVVGKQAEEVFKLFPEIVRCQIRINRPENKDEMTFVCVHDDTEFDAKKLSDELNKKFQDRCLLKADHIEFVAANALAEETKLMLDERKWD